The following are encoded together in the Lathyrus oleraceus cultivar Zhongwan6 chromosome 3, CAAS_Psat_ZW6_1.0, whole genome shotgun sequence genome:
- the LOC127129572 gene encoding uncharacterized mitochondrial protein AtMg00810-like encodes MASCKLSATPVDTKQKLSISSGTSYEDPSLNRSLAGALQYLTFTRPDISYVVQQVCLHMHAPRTEHMLALKRILRYVQGTLHFGLHLSPSPITKLISYTDADWGGCPDTRRSTSGYCVFLGDNLISWSSKRQTTLSRSSAEAEYRGIANVVSESC; translated from the coding sequence ATGGCGTCCTGTAAACTATCAGCCACTCCTGTTGATACCAAGCAGAAACTCAGCATCTCCTCCGGCACATCTTATGAGGACCCCTCCTTGAATCGGAGTCTTGCAGGGGCCTTACAATATCTCACCTTCACTCGACCTGATATATCATATGTTGTTCAACAAGTTTGTCTTCACATGCATGCCCCTCGCACGGAACACATGCTTGCTCTTAAGCGCATTTTGCGCTATGTTCAGGGCACCTTACATTTTGGACTACACTTATCCCCATCTCCCATTACAAAGCTTATCTCCTACACTGACGCTGATTGGGGTGGATGTCCTGACACCAGACGTTCTACATCTGGATACTGTGTTTTTCTAGGTGACAACCTTATTTCTTGGTCTTCCAAAAGGCAGACAACTCTCTCCCGTTCCAGTGCTGAAGCCGAATATAGGGGGATTGCCA